Proteins encoded within one genomic window of Mycolicibacterium aubagnense:
- a CDS encoding sensor domain-containing protein produces MTARPLWFTACVIAALVAPPAAAAKPSDPGVVSYAVLGKGSVGNVVGAPMGWESTFTTPYQGFFVDLPVCNNWGDIGLPEVYGDPDLASFNGAVTQTTATDDSHSAKQAVGVFATAEAATRAFHRVVDRTVGCSGQTTAMHLEDGRTQVWSFAGEQAGPVDSAWVKQEADTDRRCFVQTRLRENVLLQAKVCQSGNAGPAVNVLAGAMQNALGQ; encoded by the coding sequence ATGACTGCGCGCCCGCTCTGGTTCACCGCCTGCGTCATCGCGGCACTGGTCGCCCCGCCCGCTGCGGCCGCCAAACCGTCGGACCCGGGCGTGGTGTCGTACGCGGTCCTCGGCAAGGGATCGGTCGGCAATGTGGTCGGCGCCCCGATGGGCTGGGAGTCCACGTTCACCACGCCGTATCAGGGCTTCTTCGTCGACCTTCCGGTGTGCAACAACTGGGGTGACATCGGGCTGCCCGAGGTGTACGGCGACCCGGACCTGGCGTCGTTCAACGGCGCCGTGACACAGACGACGGCCACCGACGACAGCCACTCGGCCAAGCAGGCAGTGGGAGTGTTCGCGACCGCAGAGGCTGCGACCCGCGCATTTCACCGGGTCGTCGACCGCACCGTCGGATGCTCGGGGCAGACCACCGCGATGCACTTGGAGGACGGCCGGACCCAGGTCTGGAGTTTCGCGGGTGAGCAGGCCGGCCCGGTCGACTCGGCGTGGGTCAAGCAGGAGGCGGACACCGATCGCCGCTGTTTTGTGCAGACCCGGCTGCGGGAGAACGTTCTGCTGCAGGCGAAAGTCTGCCAATCCGGCAACGCCGGCCCCGCGGTCAACGTGCTGGCCGGGGCCATGCAGAACGCTCTGGGGCAATGA